From Methanosarcina lacustris Z-7289, one genomic window encodes:
- a CDS encoding APC family permease, with translation MSDEKSESGGLQRTIDWKQGLAIALGVPVLILPSIGYFASYVWAFAIVIWVLSVFQGFMQNFAYGELATMFPKASGLPGYAQSVFGTNKGNKKYDHGKLLGGFSAWSYWFAWNPVLAIFAILIGSYLKGLVPAFAAVPDLALYLASGAVVYVFLMIVNYRGLAGGATLGYILAVLSLAPLIIISLAPFVTGQFEMSNITGAWLPTDWIWDIPHILILLGLFAMAQWSACAWETAAIYGPEYKNPKSDVPKALFICGAICLVTFILVQAACTGTLGIAGILAEPFSPMLPMAQMTLGPVGGSLTILMLIAAMIMIIQTAFLGASRAMYSMADEGNLPKFFGKMNVHGTPVNAMIVIALFNMGFICLGTPAAILAASAIGYVCANGISLFAYVKAKIDPRFSSLERPFKAPGGWKYVAMIFGLFNLPLCLIGVIYLNSLEVGWTSTIVGFVVLTLYIPLWFYSQNENPIRVEKETHGVGENTT, from the coding sequence ATGAGTGACGAAAAAAGTGAATCAGGGGGGCTTCAACGGACAATTGACTGGAAGCAAGGGCTTGCAATCGCCCTTGGGGTTCCTGTGCTGATCCTTCCGTCTATCGGCTACTTTGCAAGCTATGTCTGGGCTTTTGCAATCGTCATCTGGGTCCTTTCTGTTTTCCAGGGGTTCATGCAGAACTTTGCCTACGGAGAACTTGCAACAATGTTCCCTAAAGCTTCAGGGCTTCCGGGATACGCCCAGAGTGTGTTTGGTACGAATAAGGGAAACAAGAAGTACGACCATGGTAAACTTCTTGGAGGGTTCAGTGCCTGGAGCTACTGGTTTGCCTGGAACCCCGTGCTTGCTATCTTTGCAATCCTTATCGGAAGCTACCTTAAAGGCCTGGTCCCTGCCTTTGCCGCCGTTCCTGACCTTGCTCTCTACCTTGCCTCAGGGGCAGTTGTGTATGTATTCCTTATGATAGTCAATTATCGCGGGCTTGCCGGCGGAGCAACCCTCGGGTACATTCTTGCCGTGCTTTCTCTTGCCCCACTTATCATCATTTCCCTTGCACCTTTCGTAACCGGGCAGTTTGAAATGAGCAACATCACCGGTGCCTGGCTTCCCACAGACTGGATCTGGGATATACCGCACATCCTGATCTTGCTCGGGCTTTTTGCAATGGCTCAGTGGAGTGCCTGTGCCTGGGAAACTGCAGCAATCTACGGACCCGAATACAAAAACCCAAAATCCGACGTTCCCAAAGCCCTCTTTATCTGCGGCGCTATCTGCCTGGTGACCTTTATCCTTGTTCAGGCAGCCTGTACCGGAACCCTGGGAATAGCAGGAATTCTGGCAGAACCTTTCTCGCCAATGCTCCCGATGGCTCAGATGACTCTTGGGCCCGTAGGTGGGTCTCTTACCATCCTCATGCTAATAGCGGCAATGATAATGATCATCCAGACTGCCTTCCTTGGAGCTTCAAGGGCGATGTATTCCATGGCTGATGAAGGAAATCTTCCAAAGTTCTTCGGAAAGATGAATGTTCATGGAACCCCTGTTAATGCGATGATCGTCATCGCTCTCTTCAACATGGGTTTCATTTGCCTTGGAACTCCCGCAGCCATCCTGGCGGCATCTGCAATCGGATACGTCTGTGCTAACGGAATCAGTCTCTTTGCGTATGTGAAGGCAAAAATCGACCCCCGATTCTCAAGTCTTGAGAGACCTTTCAAAGCCCCGGGAGGCTGGAAGTACGTTGCTATGATTTTCGGGCTCTTTAACCTGCCTCTCTGTCTAATAGGGGTTATTTATCTCAATAGCCTTGAGGTGGGCTGGACTTCCACCATAGTCGGTTTCGTGGTGCTTACCCTTTATATCCCTCTCTGGTTCTATTCCCAGAACGAGAACCCGATAAGAGTGGAAAAAGAAACCCATGGAGTGGGAGAAAACACGACATAA